TACACCACCACCATTCCATCATTGAACATGCTACATTAAGTTACCTCATACAGGGCACTTCCAGGGGAGTACTGCAGGAACATGCACGACACCGCCTGCAAGCGATCTCTGTACGAAGTACCCGTTATACCATGTCTTCTGTCATCAATGCATTTGTCGCTTCGCTTGAAAGCGAGGACCCTTTTGCTTTCTTTTTGGAGAAGCTGCTTGCCCTGAAACTTTTTGTCATCAGTGACGAGGACTATCTTGCCATAGAGATAAGAGCGATCTTTGACAAGTTGATGTTCCAGTATGAGAGAGATGAAGAATTCATTGTTTCTGCCGTTGCCAAATCTTCTTTACATTATATAAAGGAGAACAGGGGCGATGCCCAGACACTTTATGAGAAACTGCAGGAAGGCAAGAAAAAGAGAAATGTGGGTGACAAGTTCAAGCACATTGTCTCAGACAACTGGAAAGTGGACATGGTGGTCACCTTCAACATCCGAAGCCTCAAAAACTACTTCGACCTTAGAGATTCGGGTGCGGCATGGTTCCAGATACAGTGGCTGGCACAGGCCATGAAAGAGGTCACACCGGTCAAATACCTTAAATTGATCGATAAAGCATATAGAAATGGGTAAAAACTTATCATTTTCTGAAAATTTTCTTAGTAAACCTGATAAGATTAAGAAAAAATTAATACTTATGTTATTGTTCTGTTAAAAAACT
The Sulfurovum riftiae genome window above contains:
- a CDS encoding FAD-dependent thymidylate synthase; this encodes MYQLEYKRPKVTLLQESGLGVAEIAARTCYDSFENSENEAIRNAMEQMDIDAINAIADSDLLNNLAWVHHHHSIIEHATLSYLIQGTSRGVLQEHARHRLQAISVRSTRYTMSSVINAFVASLESEDPFAFFLEKLLALKLFVISDEDYLAIEIRAIFDKLMFQYERDEEFIVSAVAKSSLHYIKENRGDAQTLYEKLQEGKKKRNVGDKFKHIVSDNWKVDMVVTFNIRSLKNYFDLRDSGAAWFQIQWLAQAMKEVTPVKYLKLIDKAYRNG